Proteins from a genomic interval of Flammeovirgaceae bacterium SG7u.111:
- a CDS encoding histidine kinase, with product MKLARSTILKELRDIVILAVVGVIFNAIFFGDGIDELIVSALIWVFLYKGNSYVNSLVGIKIRWLEKPVMRVLIGIVTSVSYTVLALVTIIISYYYFVKGYPVDGIIKEIGINTLIFSILITLVISMFLHGRAFYLNWKEALYNVERLKNENLKAQYESLKNQVNPHFLFNSLNALSSLVYDDQKKAVIFIRKLSEIYRYVLDNREVELVEVKEELAFLENYVFLQKIRFGENLQLELDTKKTEGFVPPLSIQLLVENAIKHNVVSKDYPLTVRLVLDGEFVSVTNSIHEKKVKDSTGIGLENIKSRYSLLPAPPVEISNDGKVFLVKLPVLKLESSL from the coding sequence ATGAAATTAGCCCGATCTACCATCCTTAAAGAACTAAGAGATATTGTAATTCTTGCTGTGGTGGGAGTCATATTCAATGCCATATTTTTTGGAGATGGGATAGATGAGCTAATTGTATCTGCTTTAATTTGGGTGTTTCTTTACAAGGGGAATTCTTATGTGAATAGTTTGGTCGGGATAAAAATACGTTGGTTGGAGAAGCCAGTAATGAGAGTGCTAATAGGGATTGTGACTTCGGTATCCTATACAGTATTGGCTCTTGTTACCATCATTATTTCATATTACTATTTTGTAAAAGGATATCCAGTTGATGGTATCATTAAGGAAATTGGAATTAATACTTTGATCTTTTCCATCCTAATCACCTTAGTTATCTCTATGTTTTTGCACGGAAGAGCTTTTTACCTTAACTGGAAGGAAGCGCTCTATAACGTAGAGCGCTTGAAAAATGAAAACTTGAAAGCGCAGTACGAATCGCTCAAAAACCAAGTAAATCCACACTTCCTGTTCAATTCGCTCAATGCCCTCAGCTCTTTGGTGTACGATGACCAAAAGAAAGCCGTGATTTTCATCCGGAAACTCTCGGAGATTTATCGGTACGTGTTGGATAACAGAGAGGTGGAATTGGTAGAAGTGAAAGAGGAGCTAGCTTTTTTGGAAAACTATGTTTTTTTGCAAAAAATCCGCTTTGGTGAGAATTTGCAGTTGGAGTTGGATACCAAAAAAACGGAGGGATTTGTGCCTCCTTTGTCCATCCAACTGTTGGTAGAAAATGCCATAAAGCACAACGTGGTTTCTAAAGATTATCCCCTTACCGTTCGGCTAGTGCTGGATGGGGAATTTGTCTCGGTTACTAATTCCATTCATGAGAAAAAGGTGAAAGACAGTACTGGAATTGGTTTAGAAAATATTAAATCGAGGTATTCTTTGCTTCCTGCACCACCTGTGGAAATCAGCAACGATGGAAAGGTGTTTTTGGTGAAATTGCCAGTGTTAAAACTTGAAAGTTCGCTATGA
- a CDS encoding TonB-dependent receptor produces MKHLLPLFLVIFSAQLLSAQVLIKGYVADEKGESLVGANVYLDNTYDGGTSKPDGTFAFETEEVGKQVLVVSFIGYETQKVGITISDSVYVNITLKEAFNTVDAVTITAGSLEASDEKEGVVLKSLDIAMTAGASADIVGALTTLPGMQKVGESGRLFVRGGESREVKAFVDGVEVSNFYSTTVTGLPSRSRFSPFLFKGTFFSTGGYSAEYGQALSSVLSLNSTDPDPVPSVELSLLSVGASVAVNQAFEDESVYAELSYNNLNPYTKLVPQRVNWINASESLNGTLSYKKKLENGGKIRMMAMGSTNGFELEQPTLLNEQGFDHIKVTNKNAFFNSVWETPIRSKGVLYVGGSIGLNEDDKYFNENNEWTSSFNSHVKLKYSHEFTPQTLLNAGTELYFQDYESRLVSDDERELLGNFQNTISTAFVELSQYFSEKWVVKAGGRFEYGSYLDGTTFSPRLSLAHKLSATDQISLATGVFLQNPATNFLRFSHKLEQERASHILLNYQRVVHNQIFRLEGYYKKYDDLLTFADEYDAETYGNEGDGYAYGAELFWRNRNEAKSLDYWVSYSWMKSERLYRDFPVKAMPTFTSEHNFSLVVKKFLPTLKSQIGFTYSFTSGRPYNDLNKDGFNEGKTKAYHDLSFNMAYLPKQNVIIYLSASNILSADQVFGYQFSEQPDDTGYYPSEPMKLSAKQFFVLGCFVTIGRSANQKLEEL; encoded by the coding sequence ATGAAACACTTACTGCCTCTCTTCTTGGTGATCTTTTCGGCTCAATTGCTTTCTGCCCAAGTCCTTATAAAAGGCTATGTGGCAGATGAAAAAGGGGAAAGCCTTGTGGGGGCAAATGTATATTTGGATAATACCTACGATGGCGGTACGAGCAAGCCAGATGGAACTTTTGCATTTGAGACAGAAGAAGTAGGAAAGCAGGTGTTGGTGGTGAGCTTTATCGGTTATGAAACCCAAAAAGTAGGTATCACTATTTCCGACTCTGTGTATGTAAATATCACGCTCAAAGAGGCATTTAATACGGTAGATGCTGTGACAATTACCGCAGGCTCACTAGAGGCAAGTGACGAGAAAGAAGGGGTAGTGCTGAAGAGCTTGGACATAGCAATGACCGCCGGGGCGAGTGCCGATATTGTGGGCGCTCTCACTACTTTGCCAGGTATGCAGAAGGTAGGGGAAAGTGGTCGTTTGTTCGTCCGTGGTGGAGAATCGAGGGAAGTAAAGGCATTTGTAGATGGAGTGGAGGTATCCAACTTCTATTCGACCACGGTGACGGGCTTGCCTTCCCGAAGCCGCTTTTCACCTTTTTTGTTCAAAGGGACTTTCTTTAGTACAGGAGGCTATTCGGCAGAATATGGACAGGCATTGTCCTCGGTGCTGTCTTTAAACTCTACCGATCCCGATCCTGTTCCCTCGGTCGAGTTATCGCTTTTGTCGGTAGGGGCGTCGGTAGCTGTCAACCAAGCTTTTGAAGATGAATCGGTTTATGCCGAGCTATCTTATAACAACTTGAATCCTTATACAAAGCTAGTTCCCCAGCGGGTAAACTGGATAAATGCGAGTGAAAGTTTGAATGGGACTTTGTCTTACAAAAAGAAGTTGGAAAATGGCGGGAAGATTCGGATGATGGCAATGGGTTCTACCAATGGTTTTGAACTGGAGCAGCCCACCCTATTGAACGAACAGGGGTTTGATCATATTAAAGTGACGAACAAGAATGCTTTTTTCAATTCGGTGTGGGAAACGCCTATTAGGTCGAAAGGAGTACTTTATGTAGGTGGCTCTATCGGTCTGAATGAAGATGACAAGTATTTTAATGAGAATAACGAATGGACTTCTTCCTTCAATTCTCATGTAAAGTTGAAATACAGTCATGAGTTCACACCGCAGACTCTCCTCAATGCAGGTACCGAGCTATATTTTCAAGACTACGAATCTCGCTTGGTAAGTGATGACGAAAGGGAGCTTTTGGGGAATTTCCAAAATACAATCTCTACTGCTTTTGTAGAGTTGAGTCAATACTTTTCGGAGAAATGGGTGGTGAAAGCAGGTGGACGATTCGAGTACGGATCTTATTTAGATGGAACTACTTTCTCACCTCGTTTGTCACTGGCTCACAAACTCAGCGCAACCGACCAAATCTCTTTAGCAACGGGTGTTTTCTTGCAAAACCCTGCAACAAATTTCCTCCGATTTTCTCATAAGCTCGAACAGGAGCGAGCAAGTCATATTTTGCTCAACTACCAGCGAGTGGTTCACAATCAGATATTTAGACTGGAAGGGTACTACAAAAAGTACGATGACCTGCTGACCTTTGCAGATGAATACGATGCCGAGACTTATGGAAACGAAGGAGACGGTTATGCATATGGGGCGGAGCTTTTTTGGAGAAATAGAAATGAAGCAAAAAGCCTAGACTATTGGGTAAGTTACTCGTGGATGAAATCGGAACGCCTCTACAGAGATTTCCCCGTAAAAGCGATGCCTACTTTTACATCGGAGCATAATTTTTCTCTGGTGGTAAAGAAGTTTCTACCAACGCTCAAAAGCCAAATAGGATTTACCTATTCCTTCACTTCGGGCAGGCCTTACAACGACCTCAACAAAGATGGTTTTAACGAGGGCAAGACCAAGGCTTACCATGACCTGAGCTTTAATATGGCGTATTTGCCTAAGCAAAATGTGATCATCTACCTATCGGCTTCCAATATTTTGAGTGCAGACCAAGTCTTTGGCTACCAGTTTAGCGAGCAGCCAGACGATACCGGGTACTACCCCAGTGAGCCTATGAAACTATCTGCCAAGCAGTTTTTTGTGTTGGGCTGTTTCGTCACCATAGGCCGCAGTGCCAACCAAAAATTGGAGGAATTGTAG
- a CDS encoding GAF domain-containing protein — MKTIKAKIRASFIFIILVSGLGGAASYVVSDKTNAFQENKNNVDRLLLNWAEARKSEKEFILNDRKSIDFLEKGTSLSVEKSKEHTHKFNQVLSELKSSIAAEDEYVLSKLTMAGNLMNEYENTFEELVKEFHQRGFKDHGLEGEMRSFVHNLQKGISSEEKVFALTLRKHEKDYMLRKDTRYIQKLQNTAKEYKRYITESTAEHATAEYKEQMLGYISAYANQFDKIVKSESKIGFVGERGLISQLSEISTEIQPVADELQFLINAKVERAKAYTMFFLLASIGIMILIGVFMTIYYARIISNPISWLDGKVKSFIENKESFDTEALKSLNKDEIGNLTYSFKDLAINIKSNLQDISEKNKALELKSLEDEKRNWSNEGLAQFADVIKSSFKSLDDLAFETLMLLIKYTGSNQGGIFIKNEERDVMELQASYAYDRKKYLTKEIEKGEGLLGAAWLEQDKIYMSDIPDNYINITSGFGDANPNYLLIVPVMTDNNVEGLIELAAFKDFGPHTIELIENIASRLATTISSVKTQNLTNRLLEKSKVMTEQLQASEEELRQNMEELQSTQEEMSRSNGELQEKMAQYQLYYELYDHVLSSFFDGFIVINKDYSIEYIDDAFTKLGFFKKENLIGQHIGKLFNGNHLAIHFLTNAANMYSSSNENKALTNKITLHDERGNEWNTYVTVVEKKKNEENVYCILFRLGLDPQNKREKNIQHMIN, encoded by the coding sequence ATGAAAACCATCAAAGCAAAGATAAGAGCATCTTTTATCTTTATAATACTAGTCTCTGGGCTAGGGGGAGCTGCTTCGTATGTAGTTTCAGACAAGACCAATGCATTTCAAGAAAATAAAAACAATGTAGACAGGCTATTACTTAATTGGGCTGAAGCCAGAAAAAGCGAAAAAGAATTCATATTAAACGACAGAAAATCTATTGATTTTTTAGAAAAAGGAACAAGCCTATCGGTTGAAAAAAGCAAAGAACATACGCACAAATTCAACCAAGTTTTATCCGAACTTAAATCAAGTATTGCAGCAGAAGATGAATACGTGCTTTCAAAACTCACGATGGCAGGCAACCTCATGAATGAATATGAAAACACCTTTGAGGAACTAGTTAAAGAATTCCATCAAAGAGGGTTTAAAGACCACGGCCTGGAAGGAGAGATGAGAAGTTTTGTACATAACCTGCAAAAGGGTATTTCCAGCGAAGAAAAAGTATTTGCCCTTACCCTCCGAAAGCATGAGAAGGATTATATGCTCAGAAAAGATACCCGCTACATCCAAAAACTTCAAAATACCGCAAAGGAGTACAAGCGATACATTACAGAAAGTACAGCAGAGCACGCAACTGCTGAATACAAAGAACAAATGCTTGGCTATATATCAGCTTATGCGAATCAATTCGATAAAATTGTAAAATCAGAATCGAAAATCGGATTTGTGGGGGAAAGAGGCCTCATATCCCAACTATCGGAAATTTCTACTGAAATACAACCTGTTGCAGATGAACTCCAGTTCCTTATCAATGCCAAAGTGGAAAGAGCTAAAGCCTATACCATGTTCTTTTTGCTCGCTTCGATAGGTATAATGATTCTAATAGGCGTGTTTATGACCATTTATTATGCCCGTATTATTTCCAACCCAATTAGTTGGCTAGATGGTAAAGTAAAAAGCTTTATCGAGAATAAGGAAAGTTTTGATACTGAAGCGTTGAAAAGCTTGAACAAGGACGAAATAGGTAACCTGACCTATAGTTTTAAAGACCTCGCCATAAATATCAAATCCAACTTGCAAGACATTTCCGAAAAGAACAAAGCACTAGAACTAAAAAGTTTGGAAGATGAAAAAAGGAATTGGTCCAACGAGGGGTTGGCTCAGTTTGCCGATGTGATAAAAAGTAGCTTTAAAAGTTTAGATGACCTGGCGTTTGAAACACTTATGCTCTTGATAAAATACACAGGTAGTAACCAAGGAGGTATTTTTATTAAAAATGAAGAGCGAGATGTAATGGAACTACAGGCTTCGTATGCCTACGACCGAAAAAAGTACTTAACAAAGGAAATTGAAAAAGGCGAAGGATTACTTGGAGCAGCTTGGCTTGAACAAGATAAAATATATATGTCGGATATTCCTGATAACTATATAAATATCACTTCTGGTTTTGGGGATGCCAACCCCAATTATCTCCTTATTGTACCAGTGATGACCGACAATAACGTAGAAGGACTCATCGAGCTTGCTGCTTTCAAAGACTTCGGACCTCATACCATTGAGCTAATTGAAAATATAGCGTCGAGGTTGGCTACTACAATTTCTTCGGTGAAAACCCAAAACCTCACCAATAGGCTTCTTGAAAAATCGAAGGTAATGACTGAACAGCTTCAAGCTAGTGAAGAAGAGTTGAGGCAAAACATGGAAGAGCTACAGTCCACCCAAGAAGAAATGTCAAGATCAAACGGTGAGCTTCAAGAAAAAATGGCGCAATACCAGCTTTATTACGAATTGTACGACCATGTGCTATCTAGCTTTTTTGATGGCTTTATAGTAATTAACAAAGATTACAGTATAGAATATATAGACGATGCTTTCACCAAGCTTGGGTTCTTCAAAAAAGAGAACTTGATAGGACAACATATTGGAAAACTTTTCAATGGCAACCACTTAGCGATACATTTCCTTACAAATGCCGCAAATATGTACAGCTCAAGTAATGAAAACAAAGCACTCACCAATAAAATAACCCTTCATGATGAGCGAGGCAATGAATGGAATACCTATGTTACCGTTGTGGAAAAGAAGAAGAACGAGGAGAATGTCTATTGTATACTGTTTAGGCTTGGTTTGGATCCACAAAATAAGAGAGAAAAAAATATTCAACACATGATCAATTAA
- a CDS encoding ABC transporter permease, which translates to MIKNYFKVALRSLRQNSFFTFINVFGLALGVISCSLISIYVLDELSYDKYHANSERIHRVDFHGRFGGNDLEIAQVGAPVGESMRADFPEVEDFVRFRSHGSWLMKYEDPERGPQSFKEEDVIYADSNFFDFFSVKLLKGDPLTCLTRPNTVVLDEVTAKKFFGDADPLGKTVVSGGRYEYEVTGVFEEIPTNTHFDFSVIASLVTLDEVKEGIWMSMNFNTYVRLKEGASAKALEEKFPAMVETYIGPEIEKFIGASLKEFRSAGNEAGFSMTPLLDIHLHSDLDGELAANGDIKYVYIFSAIALFILLIACINFMNLSTARSAKRAKEVGIRKVLGSYRIQLVGQFLAESTLLSFLSFLIAMLVIPIAMPYFNELAGKDIQFSYLDSWMTVPLFMLAVMLVGLIAGSYPAFFLASFQPIAVLKGKVKSGMKSGLLRNVLVVLQFSASIFLIIGTVVIYKQLNFVQNTKLGFNKEQVLILNDAYVLRDNITVFKNEMLNNANVESASVSGFLPVASNRNNNAFFPENQPDSELTTVVCAFNVDTDYIGTMGMEIIKGRNFDENRVTDSTGIVVNEALVKHFGWEKPLGMRLGTFTSNDGKIENFEVIGVVKDFHYSSLRNNIDPLLMHLDGSTSSISFRLKTENVADVITSLEANWKKMAPGNPFNYTFMDEEFNDAYRAEQRTGNIFGVFSFLAIFIACLGLFGLATFTAEQRTKEIGVRKVLGASVGGIVLLLSKDFGKLILISFALAMPLGWYTMKEWLSDFAYRTNIGWEVFALAGVASFLVAWLTISYQSVKAARANPVKSLKYE; encoded by the coding sequence ATGATTAAAAACTATTTCAAAGTAGCCCTTCGAAGCCTTCGACAAAATTCCTTCTTTACGTTTATCAATGTCTTTGGCTTGGCCTTAGGCGTCATCAGTTGCTCGCTTATTTCCATTTATGTGCTCGATGAGTTGAGTTACGATAAGTACCATGCTAACTCCGAAAGGATTCATAGAGTAGATTTTCATGGAAGGTTTGGGGGGAACGATTTGGAAATTGCCCAAGTAGGAGCGCCTGTTGGCGAATCGATGCGGGCTGATTTCCCCGAAGTGGAGGACTTTGTAAGGTTCAGGTCACATGGAAGCTGGCTAATGAAATACGAAGATCCAGAAAGAGGGCCACAGAGTTTCAAAGAAGAAGATGTGATCTATGCAGATTCCAATTTTTTTGACTTTTTCTCTGTCAAATTGCTAAAAGGCGATCCTTTGACCTGTCTTACTCGCCCCAACACCGTGGTGCTGGATGAAGTAACGGCAAAAAAGTTTTTTGGCGATGCTGACCCTCTCGGCAAAACGGTGGTAAGCGGTGGGCGATACGAGTATGAAGTAACAGGTGTTTTCGAGGAAATTCCTACCAACACCCATTTTGACTTTTCTGTAATAGCTTCACTTGTCACGCTCGACGAGGTGAAGGAAGGGATTTGGATGAGTATGAATTTCAATACGTATGTACGGTTGAAGGAAGGGGCATCTGCCAAAGCCTTGGAAGAGAAGTTCCCCGCCATGGTGGAAACCTATATTGGCCCTGAAATAGAGAAATTCATAGGGGCTTCGCTAAAGGAATTTAGGAGTGCGGGAAATGAAGCCGGCTTCTCGATGACACCTTTGCTCGATATCCATTTGCATTCCGACTTAGATGGTGAGCTGGCGGCTAACGGCGATATCAAGTATGTATACATTTTCTCGGCTATTGCCTTGTTCATTTTGCTTATTGCCTGTATCAATTTCATGAACCTGTCTACAGCCAGGTCGGCAAAGAGGGCAAAAGAAGTGGGGATACGAAAAGTACTAGGCTCTTACCGTATACAGTTGGTAGGGCAGTTTTTGGCTGAGTCGACCTTATTGAGCTTTTTGTCCTTCCTCATTGCCATGTTGGTGATCCCAATCGCCATGCCTTATTTCAATGAATTGGCGGGGAAAGATATTCAGTTTTCTTACCTAGATTCTTGGATGACCGTGCCTCTTTTTATGCTTGCAGTTATGTTGGTAGGGCTTATAGCAGGAAGTTACCCTGCATTTTTCTTGGCATCTTTCCAGCCCATAGCTGTGCTCAAAGGGAAGGTGAAATCGGGAATGAAGAGCGGTTTGCTAAGAAATGTGCTCGTAGTCCTTCAGTTTTCCGCATCCATATTCCTGATCATAGGTACGGTGGTGATTTATAAGCAACTCAATTTTGTTCAAAATACGAAATTAGGTTTCAACAAAGAACAAGTATTGATCTTGAACGATGCATATGTGCTGAGAGATAATATTACGGTATTTAAAAATGAAATGTTGAACAACGCAAATGTAGAATCAGCATCTGTTTCAGGCTTTTTACCCGTGGCCTCTAATCGAAATAATAATGCATTTTTTCCTGAAAATCAGCCCGATAGTGAGTTGACTACAGTGGTGTGCGCTTTCAATGTGGATACAGATTATATAGGTACGATGGGGATGGAAATTATAAAAGGGAGGAATTTTGATGAAAACCGCGTGACGGATTCTACAGGGATTGTGGTAAACGAGGCACTTGTGAAGCATTTTGGTTGGGAAAAGCCTCTTGGAATGCGCTTGGGTACATTTACTTCTAACGATGGAAAAATTGAGAATTTTGAAGTAATTGGGGTAGTAAAAGATTTTCACTATAGTTCATTGAGGAATAATATAGATCCATTATTGATGCACCTTGATGGAAGTACATCCTCAATTTCATTTAGGTTGAAAACGGAAAATGTAGCCGACGTGATTACAAGCTTGGAGGCTAACTGGAAAAAAATGGCGCCGGGCAATCCGTTCAATTACACATTTATGGATGAAGAATTTAATGATGCTTACAGGGCTGAGCAGCGCACGGGTAATATCTTTGGTGTATTTTCATTTCTGGCAATTTTCATCGCCTGCCTAGGTTTGTTTGGCTTGGCTACGTTTACCGCCGAGCAGCGTACCAAAGAAATAGGCGTGAGAAAAGTGTTGGGCGCTTCGGTAGGAGGAATTGTCCTTTTACTCTCCAAAGACTTTGGAAAGCTTATTTTGATATCCTTTGCGCTGGCTATGCCATTGGGCTGGTACACTATGAAAGAATGGCTTTCAGATTTTGCCTATCGCACAAATATTGGCTGGGAAGTTTTCGCTTTAGCGGGAGTTGCCTCCTTTTTGGTTGCTTGGCTTACCATAAGCTATCAATCTGTGAAGGCGGCTAGGGCAAACCCGGTCAAATCCCTCAAATACGAATAA
- a CDS encoding ankyrin repeat domain-containing protein has product MTRLLIVFSILLLSFQGFAQTPTPVAASYQVSSGTVKKSNWRPNQSQLAPAISSTAIKYRFEPTDEACKVTMSMQWYLGSSVYVNGQEIKSPYVTSSDLSKFSIITIKISADVYSGSANVGKINFDLGKTPSSGGVWGADITEKRAWSSLLVGKSGEASKLVLRRSVSLRNLRIEQIDFGGTEQFRQSAYERMLTKAETYEESGKFREALDYYTKANTVHPSRLEAKNKKMTLEVRLKRYDDYLKKAEAHFKKKEYYAALTDYKAAVKEIPDQEAPEEKIELINKKIADFKRIEEQASQLLAEADTWRELRQAEQKFNTALALMPIDQKTYIDQRIEEVNYELGLEYNNFLQDGEKALSVKNYVESAKAFREASLIYPEKPEAKAKKEEVEKIVLKLINKKYTDQISESIFKRNEAYDKAAAAISIENERCFVANAVYFDCQSDHYSELRDNAEKEMEAQLYEAAYIMPAQNCAPVNCQPVVASNNASAEQLLEVAKRKSQLFAEYQHISFKNYRDEYLDKSIQLNPRNADAFVFKADLAETSMEKMALLNQALAINPSNEEALMKKENIKGNFYSEVYEKVAISDIEYLEMASKKGLLRNVGASGEHNILEHAIHHDQEEALDFLLKNKNTLNSTINTNVNELLYFAISERVSNCSNFLINEKKANVNYQPEGKDPILVMAVKNNDFSGTQKLLAAGARLSVQGTGGKTPLDIAVAKDYPPLVEVLLKKYDQPIPARYIFASIENNSRAILGMLIGAGGNINVTDSEQNTPLHLAVAQKKSGLAQVLVEKGVQADLKNGQGETPLLIACETAQSSIAEILIMSRHNIDIANLKGETPLYWAIQNDLERITELLLSRGVDVVTTMEFAKKSAKRGFIEKASAEVLKYAIANDDTQLARISVEYEPYIGFREQASQPNLLRYSIQKDRMDIFELLLKADPERKTSNSKYSAMHLAVEEKSMKYTAYLLDHLYNTSSKDVNGLTPLHLAAKVEFVEGISRLAGRFGINDQDNLGMTPLHYAAQTDNPRVVSVVLQNGANKKIKDNRNWNPKKLAKKMKKRNVKKML; this is encoded by the coding sequence ATGACCAGACTATTAATCGTATTTTCCATTCTATTACTATCCTTTCAGGGCTTTGCCCAAACTCCAACTCCAGTTGCTGCTTCTTATCAGGTTTCTTCTGGTACGGTTAAAAAGTCTAACTGGCGACCCAACCAAAGCCAGTTGGCGCCTGCTATAAGCTCTACTGCCATAAAATACAGGTTTGAGCCAACAGATGAGGCTTGTAAAGTGACAATGAGTATGCAGTGGTACTTGGGGAGTTCTGTCTATGTAAACGGGCAGGAAATCAAAAGTCCTTATGTTACTTCCAGCGACCTGTCGAAGTTCAGTATTATCACCATCAAAATATCTGCGGATGTGTATTCAGGTTCTGCCAATGTGGGCAAAATTAATTTTGACTTAGGAAAAACCCCGTCTTCTGGAGGGGTTTGGGGAGCAGATATCACCGAAAAAAGAGCTTGGTCTTCCTTGTTGGTGGGCAAATCTGGGGAAGCTTCCAAGTTAGTTTTAAGGAGAAGCGTTTCATTGCGGAACCTTCGCATAGAGCAAATTGACTTTGGTGGAACAGAGCAGTTTAGGCAATCTGCTTATGAAAGAATGCTGACCAAGGCAGAAACCTACGAAGAATCGGGGAAGTTTAGGGAAGCTTTAGATTACTATACTAAAGCAAATACGGTTCATCCGAGTAGGCTGGAAGCGAAGAATAAGAAAATGACCTTAGAGGTGCGGTTGAAAAGGTACGATGATTACCTGAAAAAAGCCGAAGCTCATTTTAAGAAAAAAGAATATTATGCGGCACTTACGGATTACAAGGCTGCCGTTAAGGAAATTCCTGACCAAGAAGCTCCAGAGGAAAAAATTGAGCTGATAAACAAAAAAATTGCCGATTTCAAAAGAATAGAAGAACAGGCTAGCCAACTTTTGGCCGAAGCCGATACGTGGAGAGAATTAAGACAAGCCGAACAAAAATTTAATACGGCTTTAGCTTTGATGCCGATTGACCAAAAAACGTATATCGATCAGAGGATAGAAGAGGTAAATTATGAGCTTGGGCTTGAGTACAATAATTTTTTGCAGGATGGTGAAAAAGCTTTGAGCGTAAAAAATTATGTAGAATCGGCAAAGGCATTCCGAGAAGCTTCTTTGATTTACCCTGAAAAACCTGAGGCAAAAGCTAAAAAAGAAGAGGTTGAAAAAATAGTGCTCAAGCTTATCAACAAGAAATATACAGATCAGATTTCTGAGTCTATCTTCAAGAGGAATGAGGCATATGATAAAGCTGCTGCGGCAATAAGCATTGAAAACGAAAGGTGTTTTGTCGCAAATGCGGTGTATTTCGACTGCCAGTCAGATCATTATTCAGAACTGAGGGACAATGCTGAAAAAGAGATGGAAGCCCAGCTTTATGAAGCAGCTTACATCATGCCTGCTCAGAACTGTGCTCCTGTTAATTGTCAGCCGGTAGTGGCTTCTAATAATGCTTCGGCAGAACAATTACTGGAAGTTGCAAAGAGAAAAAGCCAGTTGTTTGCCGAGTATCAGCACATCTCTTTCAAAAACTATAGGGATGAATACTTGGACAAATCTATCCAGCTGAACCCTCGAAATGCCGATGCGTTTGTATTCAAGGCAGATTTGGCGGAGACCTCAATGGAAAAAATGGCTTTGCTCAACCAAGCGTTGGCTATCAACCCGTCCAATGAAGAGGCTCTGATGAAGAAAGAAAACATCAAAGGGAATTTCTATAGCGAGGTGTACGAGAAAGTAGCCATAAGCGATATAGAGTACTTGGAAATGGCTTCCAAGAAAGGACTATTGAGAAATGTAGGGGCAAGTGGTGAGCATAATATTTTGGAACATGCCATTCATCACGATCAGGAAGAAGCACTTGATTTCTTATTGAAAAATAAAAACACGCTTAATTCTACGATAAATACCAACGTGAATGAATTGCTTTATTTTGCTATTTCCGAAAGGGTTTCCAATTGCTCAAACTTCTTGATCAATGAGAAAAAAGCCAATGTAAACTACCAGCCCGAAGGCAAAGACCCTATTCTGGTAATGGCGGTGAAAAACAATGATTTTTCTGGAACTCAGAAGTTACTAGCGGCGGGGGCAAGGTTGAGCGTACAAGGCACAGGAGGGAAAACCCCACTCGATATAGCTGTGGCGAAAGACTACCCGCCTTTGGTAGAGGTGCTTTTGAAAAAGTACGATCAGCCAATTCCCGCAAGGTATATTTTTGCTTCAATAGAAAATAACTCAAGGGCAATATTAGGTATGCTGATAGGCGCTGGGGGAAATATCAACGTGACTGACAGCGAGCAAAATACACCTTTGCACCTTGCGGTTGCACAAAAAAAATCAGGACTGGCTCAGGTCTTGGTGGAAAAGGGCGTACAGGCTGATTTGAAAAATGGACAAGGTGAAACACCTCTTTTGATCGCTTGTGAAACGGCACAGTCTTCCATAGCGGAGATCTTGATCATGAGTAGGCATAACATAGATATTGCCAACTTAAAAGGGGAGACTCCGCTGTATTGGGCAATTCAAAATGACCTAGAGCGGATAACCGAGCTTTTGTTGAGCAGGGGAGTAGATGTAGTGACCACAATGGAGTTTGCCAAGAAAAGTGCAAAACGAGGCTTTATAGAAAAGGCAAGTGCCGAGGTGCTGAAGTACGCCATAGCAAATGATGACACCCAACTAGCCAGAATTTCAGTAGAATATGAGCCATATATAGGTTTCAGGGAGCAGGCTAGTCAGCCAAACTTATTGAGGTATTCCATTCAGAAGGATAGGATGGATATTTTTGAGCTGTTATTAAAAGCAGATCCTGAAAGGAAAACTAGTAATAGCAAGTATTCGGCAATGCATTTGGCCGTGGAGGAAAAGAGTATGAAGTACACAGCTTATTTGCTAGATCATCTGTATAATACTTCGTCGAAAGATGTAAATGGGCTAACTCCGTTGCACTTAGCGGCAAAGGTGGAGTTTGTAGAGGGAATAAGCAGACTAGCAGGCAGGTTTGGAATAAACGACCAAGATAATTTGGGGATGACGCCCTTGCATTATGCCGCCCAGACGGACAACCCGAGGGTGGTGAGTGTGGTGCTGCAAAATGGTGCCAACAAAAAAATAAAAGATAACCGCAACTGGAATCCCAAAAAGCTCGCTAAGAAAATGAAAAAACGAAATGTGAAGAAGATGCTTTAA